Proteins encoded in a region of the Salmo trutta chromosome 34, fSalTru1.1, whole genome shotgun sequence genome:
- the LOC115173807 gene encoding adseverin, with translation MVLYHREFDKAGKAAGLQIWRIEKIDLVPVPENLHGNFYVGDAYVVLHTVKQRDSCFYDLHYWLGKECSQDESTAAAIFTVQLDDFLGGKPVQYRELQGFESTAFTRYFKGGITYKAGGVASGFHHVVTNDLSALRLFHIKGRRVVRATEVTLNWSSFNRGDGFIVDLGAVIYQWCGSECNKFERLKAAQVAASIRDNERNGRAKLVVVEEGSEPSELTEVLGNKPDLPEGDDNDDMMADISNRKMAKLYMVSDASGEMQVTLVSEENPFSQSHLLSDECFILDHGKSKMIFVWKGRNANPSERKTAMKTAEGFIKQMGYPANTQIQVLPEGGETPIFKHFFQGWRDKNQSEGFGKVFVTERIAKIRQVEFDASKLHESQSMAAHYNMVDDGTGDTQIFRVESSGRVPIDPKTYGQFYGGDCYIILYTYKRGQIIYTWQGASSTLDELTASAFLTVELDRSLGGNAVQVRVSQGKEPAHLLSLFKAKPLIVYKSGTSRIGGQAPAAPTRLFQVRRNLGTITRIAEVDAEAGSLNSNDAYLLKLPSGGSYLWVGKGASEDEERGAQYLSQVLKCQTQRIVEGQEPANFWAALGGKKDYQTSERLASKSLTQQPRLFACSNKTGRFIIEEVPGEFSQEDLAEDDVMLLDVWDQVFIWIGKDANEVERTESVKSAKTYIETDPGGRDKRTSIVMVKQGHEPPTFTGWFLGWDAARWDSDTMARTMKTLQI, from the exons ATGGTGCTCTACCACAGGGAGTTTGACAAGGCAGGCAAGGCAGCCGGTCTCCAGATATGGAGGATAGAGAAGATTGACCTGGTCCCTGTGCCTGAGAACCTGCACGGGAACTTCTATGTTGGGGACGCGTACGTGGTCCTCCACACCGTCAAACAGCGGGATAGCTGCTTCTACGACCTGCACTACTGGCTGG GTAAGGAGTGCAGCCAGGATGAGAGCACGGCGGCGGCCATCTTTACTGTTCAGCTGGATGATTTCCTAGGAGGGAAGCCTGTCCAGTACAGAGAACTGCAGGGGTTCGAGTCCACTGCCTTCACACGATACTTCAAGGGAGGCATCAcatataaa GCCGGAGGCGTGGCCTCTGGGTTCCATCACGTGGTCACCAACGACCTGTCAGCTCTGAGACTATTCCATATCAAAGGTCGCCGCGTCGTCAGGGCAACCGAGGTCACCCTCAACTGGTCCAGCTTCAACAGAGGGGACGGTTTCATCGTGGACCTTGGTGCA GTTATCTACCAGTGGTGTGGTTCAGAGTGCAACAAGTTTGAGCGCCTGAAGGCAGCACAGGTGGCTGCCAGTATCCGTGACAATGAGAGGAATGGCCGAGCAAAGCTGGTTGTCGTGGAAGAGGGAAGCGAGCCATCTGAGTTAACTGAG GTACTTGGCAACAAGCCAGATCTACCAGAAGGTGATGACAATGACGATATGATGGCAGATATCTCCAACAGGAAGATGGCCAAACTCTACATG GTATCTGATGCGTCCGGAGAAATGCAGGTGACCCTGGTCTCAGAGGAGAACCCGTTCTCTCAGAGCCATCTGCTGTCTGACGAGTGCTTCATCCTGGACCACGGGAAGAGCAAGATGATCTTTGTCTGGAAAG GCCGTAACGCCAACCCCAGCGAGAGGAAGACTGCCATGAAGACTGCTGAGGGCTTCATCAAGCAGATGGGCTACCCAGCTAACACACAG ATCCAGGTACTTCCAGAGGGTGGGGAGACTCCCATCTTCAAGCATTTCTTCCAGGGGTGGAGGGATAAAAACCAGAGCGAGGGGTTTGGGAAGGTCTTTGTGACCGAGAGGATCGCAAAGATACGTCAGGTGGAGTTCGATGCCTCCAAACTCCATGAGTCCCAGAGCATGGCAGCCCATTATAACATGGTGGATGACGGCACAGGAGACACTCAG ATCTTCAGAGTGGAGAGCAGTGGTCGAGTCCCAATCGACCCAAAGACCTATGGCCAGTTCTATGGAGGAGACTGTTACATCATCCTCTATACATATAAGAGAGGACAGATCATCTACACCTG GCAGGGGGCTAGCAGCACTCTAGATGAGCTCACAGCTTCTGCCTTCCTGACTGTGGAGCTCGATCGCTCACTGGGTGGGAATGCAGTTCAG GTGAGAGTATCCCAAGGAAAAGAGCCTGCCCATCTCCTGAGTCTGTTCAAAGCCAAGCCCCTCATCGTGTATAAGAGTGGTACCTCACGCATCGGAGGCCAGGCACCTGCGGCCCCCACACGCCTGTTCCAGGTCCGACGGAACCTGGGCACCATCACACGCATCGCAGAG GTGGATGCAGAGGCTGGCAGCCTGAACTCTAACGATGCATACCTGCTGAAACTGCCCTCGGGGGGGAGCTACCTGTGGGTGGGTAAAGGCGCCAGCGAGGACGAAGAGCGGGGTGCCCAGTACCTGAGTCAGGTGCTGAAGTGTCAAACACAACGCATCGTAGAGGGACAGGAACCAG CGAACTTCTGGGCAGCGTTAGGGGGAAAGAAGGACTACCAAACATCAGAGAGACTGGCGAGTAAGAGCCTCACTCAACAACCTCGCCTGTTCGCCTGCTCCAACAAGACTGGCAGGTTCATA ATTGAGGAGGTTCCAGGGGAGTTTAGTCAGGAGGACCTGGCAGAGGATGACGTGATGCTGTTGGATGTCTGGGATCAG GTGTTTATCTGGATTGGCAAAGATGCCAATGAAGTTGAGAGAACTGAATCTGTAAAATCAG CCAAGACATACATAGAGACGGATCCGGGCGGTCGGGATAAGAGGACCTCCATAGTGATGGTGAAGCAGGGTCATGAACCCCCCACCTTCACAGGGTGGTTCCTGGGGTGGGACGCGGCACGCTGGGACTCAGACACCATGGCCAGGACCATGAAGACACTGCAGATTTAG